CCAAAATAAAGGAACTGCGTCGTATAATTGAATTCTAAATTTCTAATTGTTTCTTTTATAAGTACAATCAGATTTTAACTATATCAAtagatgaactatctatatacaGAGACCACAATGAATTTTTTTATGTAATTAAATTAGTAGTAAATAATCAAGATTAAAACCGAGGGTAACAGCAGTGAAATGCGGATCAACATCGCTGGGGCACCCCCGCACCTCTACACCAAGAAAAGGTTAGAAGAATCTTTCTCTCAATTTTAAAGTTGTACAGGACACTTTATATCTCTTGAAAGTCGTTTTCCTAGCACAGTTGAATAACTGTACTAAATGAAAGATGGAGGCATAAGCACGTACCTGAAAGTAGTCAATCATAGTTTGCGACTTCTCCCCAAGCTTCCCCCCGTATATTACTTGTCCTCCGCGTTTCATAAGAAGAAGCTACATGTTTTAACATCACATGAGCAGATGCCTGGCGCACCTCATGTAACTTATCTATTTCAGAAATGCCTTGGTAACATACCTCGTCAAATGCTTCAAAAATGTCAATACTTGGCTGATGGATCGTGCAAACAACGGTTCTGCCAGTGTCTACAGTATTACGAACAGTTCGCATTACAATGGCTGCTGCTCGTGCATCAAGCCCAGATGTAGGTTCATCCATGAAAATTATGGAAGGATTTGCGACAAGTTCTACTGCAATTGTCAAGCGCTTTCTTTGTTCTGTTGATAAGCCAGAACTGCCAGGCAAGCCTACCAAAGCATTCTTTAGAGAGTCAAGTTCCACCAAGTCCATTACCTCTTTGACAAACTCCTGGAGAATAAGATAGTCAAATGGGTTTTAGTATTTTAACCAAATAGATCAATCAGAATATATTGAAATTCAGAAGATAAAAATGAAAACTGAACGGTGGTTGCAACTACCTCTCTTTGTTCCTTATTCACTTCTTTGGGAAGACGGAGATAAGAAGAAAACAATAGGGATTCATAAACTGTCACTTGAGGAGAATGTATATCATTTTGTTCAACATATCCTGAAATTCTAGCAAAAGTCTGTTGTTGTTTCGGGTATCCTGATATCCTAATATCACCCTCTATATATCCAGCAGTCTTTCTTCCAGCTAGGCAATCCATCAATGTGGTTTTTCCTGCTCCGCTCGAACCAACCAATGCAGTAAGAACACCGGGAGAGAAAACTCCACTAACATTTGACAGTAGTTGCAGCTTCCTTTCAGGTATTCCTTCTGAACTCATTTCCTGAAAAAAGTATACATAACTTCTGCTAGATATGATGCGATTCAACATGTGCAAGTAAGCAAATTCTTCAGTACGAATACCTTTGGCATGTCAACAAAGTATTTGACATTATGGAAAGTCATTGTCAGTGGTTGGAATGGGAGTATCATCCCCTTTTTTTTTGTCGTCTCCTGGCCAGGGTCTCCATTTGACTCAGAAATCTTACTCTTTCCTGCCAAACATATTATCATAAATAGGTAAGAAATACACATCCAGTCAGCCATGAGAGAGAGGAATACTTTACCATCTATAGTTGATTTTAGACCAACAGCTTCTGGTGGAACAATTGCCTGAGATTTTCTTATTGCTgaaagaataaagagagagaaaagaaagtcTAGTAAACACTGCAATAATATGCTGGCAATTCAAAATATATAATACACGGTGTTCAGTATCACTTACGGTTGAGAAAAGTCAAGGCTAGAGTCAGAACCATGTTGAAAAACAAAACGTAGAGCAATAAAGCACCTACTCCCAGCCAATACCAGTTATGGGATGTTGGTAAGCTATACGATTGCAGAACAGCATTCCCAAGAGTAATGTTTCCGGTGGTTGTCTTCTACAAAATTTCAATAAATGGTCCAACTGGTTAAGCTTCTAGAATATATAATAGTTCAttcctcctcttttttttttttttttttttttttttttttatgaataaCAAATCCAGTTTTCCCCAGGTATAGAGAGCACACCTCCATCCATCGTGCGGCAGTAAATTCATTAACTGAAATCGCTCGTTGTCCGTAGGACAATGGTGAAACCCAAAATGCCCACACCCACCATGGCTTGATCATTCCTGCAAGGATAGACCCCCTTTCAATAAAAATTACTTCCTGTTATAAATATTTAGAGAAAAGTACAAACTTACCTTTTGGCAGGATAAAACCGCCCAATAAAAATGTGACTAGCAGTGCAGCTGACGCAATTGTATTTGAGATAACTAAATCTCGTGCAATAGAAGCTACTGATCGGAAGAGACCCATTCCCATCTGGTGTACTGCAAATAGTGCAAACAAGTAGCAGAAAAACCTGGAACATAAAGGGGATATAAGTAGGATAAACAATGAAATGTAGCTTTGTCTATATGGGTGATGACAAAAAATAATGaacatgccaaaagaaaaagaaagaaactgCACATACCTCCCAGCACCAGGTGCGAAACCTACAGCCCAGTATACCACACAAGACCATACAACAGCTTCAATTACAGAGTAAGGTAAACGCAGAATCCAACTACAGAAGGACCACGCCCATGCAGGATAAAACAAATTATCTCTTTGCTTGTAGAATACTGGGAGGCGGAATATTAAGAGAGGCAGTTCTGAAAATCCATTGAACATCATATGAATCAAGGCGAAAAACAAGCAAGAAAGATACAAGTTGCCATTCACCAAATCTGTGGGGTGTATCCGCGTTTTTAGAAACATTGTGCATGTTACAAATCCAACAAAAGCAACCTGCAAAATATGTAAGAAAAGCCTTTGATACATCAAAATTAAGAGACTAACAACTCTATAGAGACGTTGAAAATGACAAGCTATTGATGCAGGGGCTGATACGGAGTCTAAGAAACAACTTGATGCGCTAATCCAAATCATTAGAAGAATTAGAGCCCAAATGACATCTCCTTTGAAGCTTTGATTTATACCCAACTCGTCTATACTGAATATAAAATTGTGCATCATTGCTTAGAAGTCATACTGGCCTGAAGGACCATGCATACTTGAATACGAGGTATAATGGAGACTCGAACTCTCAACCAGCTCAAGTACTCTGATATTTTCTTATCGCGTTTTAATCTCATAACTTCACGATGAGCATACATCATGAAGTTTCTTGAGAAATCCCTCGGTCTTATTTGGATGCTCTTGTTTGGCCAGCTTGGAGAGCAGAAAATTAAATTAAGAGTCTTGAAAATTGTAGTTAAGATGTGTAAATGATGAGTAGTTTATGGAAGGATAAAAGATAAGTATTACATTAGTTTGATAATTTGAAATTGGAGGCAGGAAATGAAAGTAGGTGACACAGATTTGTGTAAAGAATGTAAGCTTACAAGCATACCTGACATGTTCTGAAGATATAAAGAAAACTATGCCTAGTCATTAGAAGCCACTCTCTCGAGAAACAAGCTTTAAACAGCTCCCATCTGGGAACAGCAAACTTTGTTGTAGATAGAGCTGAAGGATGGCCTTTGGATCTATCATATGGAATAGAAAGGGAGGATTTTAAATCCTGCCCATATCTGGAATTTCTAAACGCTTCAGCTATTGCAGGAACAGGAATGTATTCATATGGTCTGGAATTATCAGCCCAGTATTGTGCCTGATCCTTTCTTGAGGTAACCTGCGAACAAACTAATTTTAAGTACCAAATGCACCCCGGGGCTATAAAGAACCAAATGAAAAGTACCTCTTGAAGAAAATCTGCGACACCCTTACGAGGTGGCAGTCGAAATCCTAATGACTCAAAGAATTCAATAACATTTGCTCGAGGACCATGGTACACGACATATCCTTCAGAGAGTAATACCAGATCATCAAACAATTCAAAAGTCTCAGGTGCAGGTTGAAGAAGCGCCATCAACACTGTTCCTTCCATTAAATGAACAAAATTTCTTATGCACTTGACGATTTGGTACGTTGTAGAGCTATCAAGTCCAGTAGATATTTCATCCATGAAAAGTGTTTTCCTGGGCCCGACAATCATTTCGCCTGTGTATGGAAAACCATTATTAGCAACTGTTCTGTCATCTGGACTGAAATTCCATGTAGCCACGTTACTTTCCTTCCATACGTCCAGAAAATAGGAAGTCTTCTGGGAATATCCCGAAACTATTTACTAACTCAAGCTATCTCACTGAGTCACTCAGGGGCGGATCCAGCGTAGCGGTGGCGGTTGAACCCAATACTTTCGACGCGGaacataaatttatatgtaaactTATTTAAAATAGGAACAAATAGttgatatgaacccataactttaacaatataatgggttcaatactAAAAAATTTACAGGTTGAACCCATAAattcaaatcctggatccgcctctgatctC
Above is a window of Nicotiana tabacum cultivar K326 chromosome 8, ASM71507v2, whole genome shotgun sequence DNA encoding:
- the LOC107759111 gene encoding ABC transporter G family member 31-like isoform X1; translation: MAASNGSEYFELDVEAQESFGRRSNAESVAEDEQELMWAALEKLPTRKRTNLALVKRTAEESDDSVGERTDTVDVRKLDRNTRQLVVDRAMATSEQDNYKLLSGVKERLDSVGLEVPKVEVRYEDITITANVNVGSRALPTLMNSVRDVFENILTRLRIFRPKKHSLTILNNINGVVKPGRMTLLLGPPGSGKTTLLLALSGKLDNGLKKRGIITYNGHKLDEFCVQRTSAYISQTDNHIAELTVRETLDYAARFQGASQGFADYMKDIDRLEKERNIRPNSEIDAYMKASSVGGKKHSVSTDYVLKVLGLDICSDTIVGNDMMRGVSGGQRKRVTTCEMIVGPRKTLFMDEISTGLDSSTTYQIVKCIRNFVHLMEGTVLMALLQPAPETFELFDDLVLLSEGYVVYHGPRANVIEFFESLGFRLPPRKGVADFLQEVTSRKDQAQYWADNSRPYEYIPVPAIAEAFRNSRYGQDLKSSLSIPYDRSKGHPSALSTTKFAVPRWELFKACFSREWLLMTRHSFLYIFRTCQVAFVGFVTCTMFLKTRIHPTDLVNGNLYLSCLFFALIHMMFNGFSELPLLIFRLPVFYKQRDNLFYPAWAWSFCSWILRLPYSVIEAVVWSCVVYWAVGFAPGAGRYVQFLSFSFGMFIIFCHHPYRQSYISLFILLISPLCSRFFCYLFALFAVHQMGMGLFRSVASIARDLVISNTIASAALLVTFLLGGFILPKGMIKPWWVWAFWVSPLSYGQRAISVNEFTAARWMEKTTTGNITLGNAVLQSYSLPTSHNWYWLGVGALLLYVLFFNMVLTLALTFLNPIRKSQAIVPPEAVGLKSTIDGKSKISESNGDPGQETTKKKGMILPFQPLTMTFHNVKYFVDMPKEMSSEGIPERKLQLLSNVSGVFSPGVLTALVGSSGAGKTTLMDCLAGRKTAGYIEGDIRISGYPKQQQTFARISGYVEQNDIHSPQVTVYESLLFSSYLRLPKEVNKEQREEFVKEVMDLVELDSLKNALVGLPGSSGLSTEQRKRLTIAVELVANPSIIFMDEPTSGLDARAAAIVMRTVRNTVDTGRTVVCTIHQPSIDIFEAFDELLLMKRGGQVIYGGKLGEKSQTMIDYFQSIPGIPPIPSGYNPATWMLEISTPAAEERIGEDFAVIYRNSEQFRGVEASIKHLSVPPENSQPLKFTTMYSQGALSQFRICLWKQNLVYWRSPSYNAVRLFFTTLSALILGSVFWDVGSRRDSTQNLFVVMGALYSSCLFLGVNNASSVQPVVAIERTVFYREKAAGMYSPLPYAVAQGLVEIPYILIQTLLYGVITYFMINFERTPAKFFLYLLFMFLTFSYFTFYGMMAVGLTPTQHLAAVISSAFYSLWNLMSGFLVPAPSIPGWWIWFYYISPVAWTLRGIISSQLGDVEERITGPGFEGTVKEYLEVSLGFEPGWIAWSAVILVAFSLLFFSVFAISVKVLNFQNR
- the LOC107759111 gene encoding ABC transporter G family member 31-like isoform X2, which encodes MAASNGSEYFELDVEAQESFGRRSNAESVAEDEQELMWAALEKLPTRKRTNLALVKRTAEESDDSVGERTDTVDVRKLDRNTRQLVVDRAMATSEQDNYKLLSGVKERLDSVGLEVPKVEVRYEDITITANVNVGSRALPTLMNSVRDVFENILTRLRIFRPKKHSLTILNNINGVVKPGRMTLLLGPPGSGKTTLLLALSGKLDNGLKKRGIITYNGHKLDEFCVQRTSAYISQTDNHIAELTVRETLDYAARFQGASQGFADYMKDIDRLEKERNIRPNSEIDAYMKASSVGGKKHSVSTDYVLKVLGLDICSDTIVGNDMMRGVSGGQRKRVTTCEMIVGPRKTLFMDEISTGLDSSTTYQIVKCIRNFVHLMEGTVLMALLQPAPETFELFDDLVLLSEGYVVYHGPRANVIEFFESLGFRLPPRKGVADFLQEVTSRKDQAQYWADNSRPYEYIPVPAIAEAFRNSRYGQDLKSSLSIPYDRSKGHPSALSTTKFAVPRWELFKACFSREWLLMTRHSFLYIFRTCQVAFVGFVTCTMFLKTRIHPTDLVNGNLYLSCLFFALIHMMFNGFSELPLLIFRLPVFYKQRDNLFYPAWAWSFCSWILRLPYSVIEAVVWSCVVYWAVGFAPGAGRFFCYLFALFAVHQMGMGLFRSVASIARDLVISNTIASAALLVTFLLGGFILPKGMIKPWWVWAFWVSPLSYGQRAISVNEFTAARWMEKTTTGNITLGNAVLQSYSLPTSHNWYWLGVGALLLYVLFFNMVLTLALTFLNPIRKSQAIVPPEAVGLKSTIDGKSKISESNGDPGQETTKKKGMILPFQPLTMTFHNVKYFVDMPKEMSSEGIPERKLQLLSNVSGVFSPGVLTALVGSSGAGKTTLMDCLAGRKTAGYIEGDIRISGYPKQQQTFARISGYVEQNDIHSPQVTVYESLLFSSYLRLPKEVNKEQREEFVKEVMDLVELDSLKNALVGLPGSSGLSTEQRKRLTIAVELVANPSIIFMDEPTSGLDARAAAIVMRTVRNTVDTGRTVVCTIHQPSIDIFEAFDELLLMKRGGQVIYGGKLGEKSQTMIDYFQSIPGIPPIPSGYNPATWMLEISTPAAEERIGEDFAVIYRNSEQFRGVEASIKHLSVPPENSQPLKFTTMYSQGALSQFRICLWKQNLVYWRSPSYNAVRLFFTTLSALILGSVFWDVGSRRDSTQNLFVVMGALYSSCLFLGVNNASSVQPVVAIERTVFYREKAAGMYSPLPYAVAQGLVEIPYILIQTLLYGVITYFMINFERTPAKFFLYLLFMFLTFSYFTFYGMMAVGLTPTQHLAAVISSAFYSLWNLMSGFLVPAPSIPGWWIWFYYISPVAWTLRGIISSQLGDVEERITGPGFEGTVKEYLEVSLGFEPGWIAWSAVILVAFSLLFFSVFAISVKVLNFQNR